A single genomic interval of Bernardetia sp. harbors:
- a CDS encoding SET domain-containing protein — protein MIHPSTELRFVSPEIGYGVFAKEFIPKGTVVYVKDSLEIEVTPKKYLKLDEYARSVVNKYSYRDERGYRIVSWDAAKYVNHSCNRNTISTGYGFEIALRDIQPNEEITDEYAIFNIEQNFACGCDSKNCRKRISPSDFDSLFEKWDNEIKDAMSNYQNVEQALEQYIDEKLFQKLKKYLETGKEYKSVYSLRLKNEKVLH, from the coding sequence ATGATTCATCCTTCTACCGAACTTCGCTTTGTAAGTCCAGAAATTGGCTATGGCGTTTTTGCAAAAGAGTTTATTCCTAAGGGTACAGTTGTTTATGTAAAAGACAGCTTAGAAATTGAGGTAACTCCAAAAAAATATCTAAAATTAGATGAATATGCTCGCAGTGTAGTAAATAAATATTCCTACCGAGATGAGCGAGGATATAGAATTGTGAGTTGGGATGCTGCAAAATATGTAAACCATTCTTGCAATAGAAATACTATAAGCACAGGATATGGATTCGAAATTGCTCTTCGTGATATTCAACCCAACGAAGAAATTACAGATGAGTATGCTATTTTCAATATCGAACAAAACTTTGCTTGTGGCTGTGATTCAAAAAATTGTAGAAAGCGTATTTCCCCTTCAGATTTTGACTCTCTTTTTGAAAAATGGGATAATGAAATAAAAGATGCAATGAGCAATTATCAGAATGTAGAGCAAGCCTTAGAACAATATATCGATGAAAAGCTATTCCAAAAACTCAAAAAGTATTTGGAAACAGGCAAAGAATATAAATCTGTGTATTCATTGCGTTTAAAGAATGAAAAAGTTCTACACTAA